One region of Motacilla alba alba isolate MOTALB_02 chromosome 24, Motacilla_alba_V1.0_pri, whole genome shotgun sequence genomic DNA includes:
- the TTC12 gene encoding tetratricopeptide repeat protein 12 isoform X1 — protein sequence MVKAILVSAAFRAGATPTPGASPSEVLCVCVFYLGFLCDFLANLLQGLKSPDSAVQEKAIAETEKRLREQEASREEEEEEESRTTVNRTLINTSGTARAQAADADGFLAALEKDAKARAQRRRRNEQLANALKEQGNEAFRAGDFALAIQRYSEGLEKLRDKQELYTNRAQAYLKLHEYEKAISDCEWALKCNKSCLKAYFLLGKAHLALQHFSEARQCYEKMLQIDPQKENLVKACVSEARLEEKRLREEQRAQRELQAGSGAALPVQELLQSISSPGHDIPYYTGAARLLAGAVNSRIGQTFFRTNNGFSILRNETVRGAFCAESRSPAEEELCVSLLLLWRAACAGNEENQRLLLAQPEVGAQLPELLSCGTAQIQRETLALISLYSEHENGRRLLGRQDLSRWLQILMAFVKCTDARADSAMNILSDLSGEKRFQTQCRAMFSTAVLPLFTQLLVCARQEQQAALARALAVLGSLCADVVLRAQLAQSRECWQACLELLDGCPDASPGASPGASPGYQQCVFAALGLMMNLLLESNGTIQDFAVPISGRCLALLNHQDGRIVTRATGVLSRALAASPSAVEEVLRGGVVKKMLKFLKAGGQLTAGYAIRTLSICTRSSRRAQQELLEGDRRLRVLLRLLQAGDEQAVGNAAFCLGQCLLLPGAASSLLGSPALRLLLGLAAAEARGSSVRRNSAIALGRLCAAEPRHLHQLRKLNGLAVLNSCMKLVHSS from the exons atgGTAAAAGCCATCCTGGTCAGCGCTGCCTTCAGAGCAGGTGCCACCCCAACTCCTGGCGCTTCCCCGTCTGAAGtcctgtgtgtatgtgtgttttatttggggtttttatgtgACTTTTTAGCCAATTTGCTGCAAGGCCTGAAGTCCCCAGACTCGGCTGTGCAGGAAAAAGCCATTGCTGAGACAGAGAAAAGGCTCCGAGAGCAAGaggccagcagggaggaggaggaggaggaggagagcaggaccACGGTGAACAGAACCCTCATCAACACTTCT GGCACAGCGAGGGCGCAGGCAGCAGATGCAG ATGGcttcctggcagctctggagaaggaCGCCAAGGCACGAGCCCAGCGCAGGAGGAGGAACGAGCAGCTGGCAAACG ccctgaAGGAGCAGGGCAATGAAGCCTTCAGGGCAGGAGACTTTGCCCTGGCCATCCAGAGGTACTCCGAGGggctggagaagctgagggacAAGCAGGAGCTCTACACAAACAGGGCCCAG gCCTACCTGAAGCTCCATGAGTATGAGAAAGCCATCAGTGACTGCGAGTGGGCATTAAAG TGCAATAAGAGCTGCCTTAAAGCCTATTTCCTCCTGGGGAAGGCtcacctggccctgcagcacttctctGAG GCCAGGCAGTGCTATGAGAAGATGCTGCAGATCGACCCCCAGAAGGAAAACCTCGTTAAAG cGTGTGTCAgcgaggccaggctggaggagaagaggctgcgggaggagcagagggcacagagggagctccaggctggcagtggcGCCGCTCTGCCCGTCCAGGAATTGCTGCAGAGCATCAGCAGCCCTGGCCACGACATCCCCTACTACACAGGGGCcgccaggctgctggcaggagctgtgaacAGCC GCATTGGGCAAACGTTCTTCAGGACAAACAATGGCTTCAGTATCCTCAGGAACGAGACTGTCAGAGG GGCcttctgtgcagagagcagaagccctgctgaggaggagctctgcgtttcccttctcctcctgtggcgagctgcctgtgctgggaatg AGGAAAATCAGCGTCTCCTGCTGGCCCAGCCCGAGGTGGGtgcccagctgccagagctgctctcctgtggcactgcccagaTCCAGAGGGAGACCTTGGCGCTGATCTCTCTCTACTCTGAGCACGAGAATGGCCggaggctgctgggcaggcaggacctgagcag ATGGCTGCAGATTTTGATGGCATTTGTCAAGTGCACTGATGCAAGGGCTGATAGTGCCATGAACATCCTGTCTGACTTAAGTGGGGAGAAAAG GTTCCAAACCCAGTGTCGGGCCATGTTTTCCACGGCTGTTTTACCTTTATTCACCCAGTTGCTG GTgtgtgccaggcaggagcagcaggcagccctggcccGTGCCCTGGCCGTGCTGGGCAGCCTCTGTGCAGATGTGGTGCTgcgggcacagctggctcagagcagggagtgctggcaggcctgcctggagctgctg GACGGGTGCCCTGATGCCAGCCCTGGTGCCAGCcctggtgccagccctgggtACCAGCAGTGTGTGTTTGCAGCGCTGGGGCTGATGATGAACCTGCTGCTGGAATCCAATGGCACCATCCAG GACTTTGCTGTGCCCATCAGTGGCaggtgcctggctctgctcaaCCATCAGGACGGAAGGATTGTCACA AGAGCCACGGGCGTGCTGAGCCGTGCGCTGGCAGCGTCGCCCTCAGCCGTGGAGGAGGTGCTCAGAGGAGGAGTGgtgaagaaaatgctgaaattccTGAAA GCTGGGGGGCAGCTCACGGCCGGCTACGCCATCAGGACCCTTTCCAtctgcaccaggagcagccggagagctcagcaggagctgctggagggcgACAGAC GGCTCCGGGtgctgctgcggctgctgcaGGCGGGCGATGAGCAGGCGGTGGGCAATGCCGCTTTCTGCCTCGgccagtgcctgctgctgcccggcgccgcctcctccctgctgggctcgCCCGCGCTGCGCCTGCTGCTCGGGCTGGCGGCGGCCGAGGCCCGCGGCTCCTCGGTGCGCCGCAACTCGGCCATTGCCCTGGGCAGGCTCTGCGCGGCCGAGCCGAG GCACCTCCATCAGCTGAGGAAGCTCAATGGCCTGGCCGTCCTGAACTCCTGCATGAAACTGgtgcacagcagctga
- the TTC12 gene encoding tetratricopeptide repeat protein 12 isoform X3, giving the protein MLRDEDTEADFQRFLRRVDDVTNLLQGLKSPDSAVQEKAIAETEKRLREQEASREEEEEEESRTTVNRTLINTSGTARAQAADADGFLAALEKDAKARAQRRRRNEQLANALKEQGNEAFRAGDFALAIQRYSEGLEKLRDKQELYTNRAQAYLKLHEYEKAISDCEWALKCNKSCLKAYFLLGKAHLALQHFSEARQCYEKMLQIDPQKENLVKACVSEARLEEKRLREEQRAQRELQAGSGAALPVQELLQSISSPGHDIPYYTGAARLLAGAVNSRIGQTFFRTNNGFSILRNETVRGAFCAESRSPAEEELCVSLLLLWRAACAGNEENQRLLLAQPEVGAQLPELLSCGTAQIQRETLALISLYSEHENGRRLLGRQDLSRWLQILMAFVKCTDARADSAMNILSDLSGEKRFQTQCRAMFSTAVLPLFTQLLVCARQEQQAALARALAVLGSLCADVVLRAQLAQSRECWQACLELLDGCPDASPGASPGASPGYQQCVFAALGLMMNLLLESNGTIQDFAVPISGRCLALLNHQDGRIVTRATGVLSRALAASPSAVEEVLRGGVVKKMLKFLKAGGQLTAGYAIRTLSICTRSSRRAQQELLEGDRRLRVLLRLLQAGDEQAVGNAAFCLGQCLLLPGAASSLLGSPALRLLLGLAAAEARGSSVRRNSAIALGRLCAAEPRHLHQLRKLNGLAVLNSCMKLVHSS; this is encoded by the exons ATGCTGCGCGACGAGGACACCGAGGCGGATTTCCAGCGCTTCCTGCGCCGCGTGGACGATGTCA CCAATTTGCTGCAAGGCCTGAAGTCCCCAGACTCGGCTGTGCAGGAAAAAGCCATTGCTGAGACAGAGAAAAGGCTCCGAGAGCAAGaggccagcagggaggaggaggaggaggaggagagcaggaccACGGTGAACAGAACCCTCATCAACACTTCT GGCACAGCGAGGGCGCAGGCAGCAGATGCAG ATGGcttcctggcagctctggagaaggaCGCCAAGGCACGAGCCCAGCGCAGGAGGAGGAACGAGCAGCTGGCAAACG ccctgaAGGAGCAGGGCAATGAAGCCTTCAGGGCAGGAGACTTTGCCCTGGCCATCCAGAGGTACTCCGAGGggctggagaagctgagggacAAGCAGGAGCTCTACACAAACAGGGCCCAG gCCTACCTGAAGCTCCATGAGTATGAGAAAGCCATCAGTGACTGCGAGTGGGCATTAAAG TGCAATAAGAGCTGCCTTAAAGCCTATTTCCTCCTGGGGAAGGCtcacctggccctgcagcacttctctGAG GCCAGGCAGTGCTATGAGAAGATGCTGCAGATCGACCCCCAGAAGGAAAACCTCGTTAAAG cGTGTGTCAgcgaggccaggctggaggagaagaggctgcgggaggagcagagggcacagagggagctccaggctggcagtggcGCCGCTCTGCCCGTCCAGGAATTGCTGCAGAGCATCAGCAGCCCTGGCCACGACATCCCCTACTACACAGGGGCcgccaggctgctggcaggagctgtgaacAGCC GCATTGGGCAAACGTTCTTCAGGACAAACAATGGCTTCAGTATCCTCAGGAACGAGACTGTCAGAGG GGCcttctgtgcagagagcagaagccctgctgaggaggagctctgcgtttcccttctcctcctgtggcgagctgcctgtgctgggaatg AGGAAAATCAGCGTCTCCTGCTGGCCCAGCCCGAGGTGGGtgcccagctgccagagctgctctcctgtggcactgcccagaTCCAGAGGGAGACCTTGGCGCTGATCTCTCTCTACTCTGAGCACGAGAATGGCCggaggctgctgggcaggcaggacctgagcag ATGGCTGCAGATTTTGATGGCATTTGTCAAGTGCACTGATGCAAGGGCTGATAGTGCCATGAACATCCTGTCTGACTTAAGTGGGGAGAAAAG GTTCCAAACCCAGTGTCGGGCCATGTTTTCCACGGCTGTTTTACCTTTATTCACCCAGTTGCTG GTgtgtgccaggcaggagcagcaggcagccctggcccGTGCCCTGGCCGTGCTGGGCAGCCTCTGTGCAGATGTGGTGCTgcgggcacagctggctcagagcagggagtgctggcaggcctgcctggagctgctg GACGGGTGCCCTGATGCCAGCCCTGGTGCCAGCcctggtgccagccctgggtACCAGCAGTGTGTGTTTGCAGCGCTGGGGCTGATGATGAACCTGCTGCTGGAATCCAATGGCACCATCCAG GACTTTGCTGTGCCCATCAGTGGCaggtgcctggctctgctcaaCCATCAGGACGGAAGGATTGTCACA AGAGCCACGGGCGTGCTGAGCCGTGCGCTGGCAGCGTCGCCCTCAGCCGTGGAGGAGGTGCTCAGAGGAGGAGTGgtgaagaaaatgctgaaattccTGAAA GCTGGGGGGCAGCTCACGGCCGGCTACGCCATCAGGACCCTTTCCAtctgcaccaggagcagccggagagctcagcaggagctgctggagggcgACAGAC GGCTCCGGGtgctgctgcggctgctgcaGGCGGGCGATGAGCAGGCGGTGGGCAATGCCGCTTTCTGCCTCGgccagtgcctgctgctgcccggcgccgcctcctccctgctgggctcgCCCGCGCTGCGCCTGCTGCTCGGGCTGGCGGCGGCCGAGGCCCGCGGCTCCTCGGTGCGCCGCAACTCGGCCATTGCCCTGGGCAGGCTCTGCGCGGCCGAGCCGAG GCACCTCCATCAGCTGAGGAAGCTCAATGGCCTGGCCGTCCTGAACTCCTGCATGAAACTGgtgcacagcagctga
- the TTC12 gene encoding tetratricopeptide repeat protein 12 isoform X2: MQMASWQLWRRTPRHEPSAGGGTSSWQTAYLKLHEYEKAISDCEWALKCNKSCLKAYFLLGKAHLALQHFSEARQCYEKMLQIDPQKENLVKACVSEARLEEKRLREEQRAQRELQAGSGAALPVQELLQSISSPGHDIPYYTGAARLLAGAVNSRIGQTFFRTNNGFSILRNETVRGAFCAESRSPAEEELCVSLLLLWRAACAGNEENQRLLLAQPEVGAQLPELLSCGTAQIQRETLALISLYSEHENGRRLLGRQDLSRWLQILMAFVKCTDARADSAMNILSDLSGEKRFQTQCRAMFSTAVLPLFTQLLVCARQEQQAALARALAVLGSLCADVVLRAQLAQSRECWQACLELLDGCPDASPGASPGASPGYQQCVFAALGLMMNLLLESNGTIQDFAVPISGRCLALLNHQDGRIVTRATGVLSRALAASPSAVEEVLRGGVVKKMLKFLKAGGQLTAGYAIRTLSICTRSSRRAQQELLEGDRRLRVLLRLLQAGDEQAVGNAAFCLGQCLLLPGAASSLLGSPALRLLLGLAAAEARGSSVRRNSAIALGRLCAAEPRHLHQLRKLNGLAVLNSCMKLVHSS; encoded by the exons ATGCAG ATGGcttcctggcagctctggagaaggaCGCCAAGGCACGAGCCCAGCGCAGGAGGAGGAACGAGCAGCTGGCAAACG gCCTACCTGAAGCTCCATGAGTATGAGAAAGCCATCAGTGACTGCGAGTGGGCATTAAAG TGCAATAAGAGCTGCCTTAAAGCCTATTTCCTCCTGGGGAAGGCtcacctggccctgcagcacttctctGAG GCCAGGCAGTGCTATGAGAAGATGCTGCAGATCGACCCCCAGAAGGAAAACCTCGTTAAAG cGTGTGTCAgcgaggccaggctggaggagaagaggctgcgggaggagcagagggcacagagggagctccaggctggcagtggcGCCGCTCTGCCCGTCCAGGAATTGCTGCAGAGCATCAGCAGCCCTGGCCACGACATCCCCTACTACACAGGGGCcgccaggctgctggcaggagctgtgaacAGCC GCATTGGGCAAACGTTCTTCAGGACAAACAATGGCTTCAGTATCCTCAGGAACGAGACTGTCAGAGG GGCcttctgtgcagagagcagaagccctgctgaggaggagctctgcgtttcccttctcctcctgtggcgagctgcctgtgctgggaatg AGGAAAATCAGCGTCTCCTGCTGGCCCAGCCCGAGGTGGGtgcccagctgccagagctgctctcctgtggcactgcccagaTCCAGAGGGAGACCTTGGCGCTGATCTCTCTCTACTCTGAGCACGAGAATGGCCggaggctgctgggcaggcaggacctgagcag ATGGCTGCAGATTTTGATGGCATTTGTCAAGTGCACTGATGCAAGGGCTGATAGTGCCATGAACATCCTGTCTGACTTAAGTGGGGAGAAAAG GTTCCAAACCCAGTGTCGGGCCATGTTTTCCACGGCTGTTTTACCTTTATTCACCCAGTTGCTG GTgtgtgccaggcaggagcagcaggcagccctggcccGTGCCCTGGCCGTGCTGGGCAGCCTCTGTGCAGATGTGGTGCTgcgggcacagctggctcagagcagggagtgctggcaggcctgcctggagctgctg GACGGGTGCCCTGATGCCAGCCCTGGTGCCAGCcctggtgccagccctgggtACCAGCAGTGTGTGTTTGCAGCGCTGGGGCTGATGATGAACCTGCTGCTGGAATCCAATGGCACCATCCAG GACTTTGCTGTGCCCATCAGTGGCaggtgcctggctctgctcaaCCATCAGGACGGAAGGATTGTCACA AGAGCCACGGGCGTGCTGAGCCGTGCGCTGGCAGCGTCGCCCTCAGCCGTGGAGGAGGTGCTCAGAGGAGGAGTGgtgaagaaaatgctgaaattccTGAAA GCTGGGGGGCAGCTCACGGCCGGCTACGCCATCAGGACCCTTTCCAtctgcaccaggagcagccggagagctcagcaggagctgctggagggcgACAGAC GGCTCCGGGtgctgctgcggctgctgcaGGCGGGCGATGAGCAGGCGGTGGGCAATGCCGCTTTCTGCCTCGgccagtgcctgctgctgcccggcgccgcctcctccctgctgggctcgCCCGCGCTGCGCCTGCTGCTCGGGCTGGCGGCGGCCGAGGCCCGCGGCTCCTCGGTGCGCCGCAACTCGGCCATTGCCCTGGGCAGGCTCTGCGCGGCCGAGCCGAG GCACCTCCATCAGCTGAGGAAGCTCAATGGCCTGGCCGTCCTGAACTCCTGCATGAAACTGgtgcacagcagctga